CTAAATTTGGAATCCAATAATCGATTGCTGCACTAATTTTATTTCCAAAAGTTTTTTCCAAAGACGCCTTAGTTCCATCAACTCCAAAAATATCCTGTAACTGTCCAGTAACATGATTATGAGTTACAGAAAGCCAGAATGACGATAAAGAGAAACCAAAATAAAAAAACGTTGCCGGTAGAGCATAGGCGCCAAACTGCATTACAAGTTGACCCTCTTGCTTCTGTGTAGAAAAATTTGCAGCTAAAACGGTGATAAATATTATAAGAATGTTTCTTTTGTTAACATTCAATCTCGCCCTTAGCTCTCCAGAAAAATGTGTCGCCAAATCTACGTTTTTAATTTTTGGAACAGCAGATCGTTTCCTAACTTCTGTAGGAATAAAAAGAGCTAACGTGCAAAAAACAAAAATCACAAATGCTATATAGACCTTCTCCGTACCCGATGAACTACCCGAACTAATCCTCTCTACGGGGTCGAATACATCACCAATGGATAAGGATATAGTACGCACGCATAAAACTATGAAAGAAATAGTAAACATCAAAATCATGGACAACAGGCGTCCTCTAGCCCTATCCATGTCTATTTTAGAAACATTATTGTCAGGGTGTGATTTCCCAATCTCTGGCATCAATCGTTCTTCTTTGTAAACAGAGGCCCATCTACAGAATTTCTGCAGGGTGGTATCCGAATGACGATACACAAATCACCAACGTGCTGACCGGAAGGCGGCCAGAGATAGGCTCAATTGCTTATGCAATGAAGCCGTGTTGTCCTACTCCACCACCCAGGTCTCGCCCGCTTTCATGATGTCCTGCAAGGACCGGCGGCCTTTGGCGCTCGCGACGCGGCCGAGGACGGCTTCGGTGTAGGTTTCACCGCGCGGGGCAGCGTAAAGCACACCCATGGCGACCGGCTCGCCGTCCTTGTGGCCAAGGCGGGCGACCATCTGGGCGAGTGGCAGGCTGGTTTCGTCATGCACCTGGATATGCTCAAGGTCGACACCGTTTCCAAGCGTGACAACCTCAAGGCTGAAGGTCGCCGGGTTGAAGCGGATGCCCTTCTCGTTGTCCTTGCCAAAGAGCATCGGCTTGCCGTGCTCCAGATGCAGCTGATTGTCGGCTGCCGAGGCCTTGTCGGTCACCTTCGCCCAGACATCATCGTTATAAACGATGCAGTTCTGCAGGATTTCGACGAACGCCGTGCCCTTGAACTGGTGGGCGCGGGTGAAGACGATGGGCATATGCTTCTGTGCGGTGTCCACCGTGCGGGCCACGAAGGGCGCGTTGGCGCCGAGCGCGAAACTGATCGGGTCAAGCGACGGGTCGATCGAGCCATCGGGGGTAGAGGGCGACCGGGTGCCGATATCCGAGGTCGGGCTATATTGCCCCTTGGTGAGGCCGTAAATCTTGTTGTTAAAGAGCAGTATCTTCAGGTCAACGTTGCGGCGCAGGGCATGCATCAGATGGTTGCCGCCGATCGAAAGCCCGTCGCCGTCCCCCGTGACGACCCAGACATCGAGGTCGTTATTGGCGAGCTTCAGCCCCGTCGCAATCGCCGGCGCGCGACCGTGGATCGTGTGGAAGCCGTAGGTATTCATATAATAGGGGAAGCGGCTGGAGCAGCCGATCCCTGAGACAAACACGGTGTTTTCGCGCGTCACGCCGAGGTCCGGCAGGGTGCGCTGCATGCATTTCAGGATCGCATAGTCCCCGCAGCCGGGGCACCAGCGCACTTCCTGATCGGTTGCGAAATCGGCAGGCTTCAGCGGTTCATTCATCTTGGCGGCGCTCATGTCGTTCATGGCTTCGCTCCTTCGATTATGCGCCGAGCATGGCGCGAATGCCATCCAGGATTTCGGCAATCTTGAACGGCTGGCCGGATACCTTGGTGAAGGGCTTTGCGTCGACGAGATAGGTGTCGCGCAGCACCGTCTTCAGCTGGCCATGGTTCATTTCCGGCACCATGATCTGTTTGAACCCCTTCATCAGGTCTCCGAGGTTCGCCGGGAAGGGATTGAGATAGCGGATATGGGCGTGGGAAACCTTCAACCCCTCGGCCCGCGCACACCGCACGGCTTCCGAAATCGGACCATAGGTGGAGCCCCAGCCGACAATCAGCAGGTCACCCGTTTCCTCGCCCTGATCCACAGTCTGCGCCGGAATGTCATTGGCGATCCCGGCGATCTTGTTGGCGCGGGTGTCGGTCATCTTCTGATGGTTGGCGGGATCATAGGAGATATGCCCCGTCGCGAAGCTTTTCTCGATGCCGCCGATCCGGTGTTCGCAGCCCGGCGTGCCGGGGATCGCCCAGTTGCGGGCAAGGGTCGTCTCGTCCCGCTTGAAGGGATTGAAGCCCGCCTCGCCCGGCTCGGTCACGAATTGCACCTTGAAGGGCGCATAAGTGGAAAGATCGGGAATTTTCCAAGGCTCGGCGGCGTTTGCGATGAAGCCGTCCGTCAGCAGCATCACGGGGGTCATATATTTCACCGCCAGCCGGCAGGCCTCGATGGCGGCATCGAAACAGTCACCGGGCGACGAAGTGGCAATCACCGGCACGGGTGCGTCCCCGTTGCGGCCATAGACGGCCTGATACAGGTCGGACTGTTCGGTTTTGGTCGGCAGGCCTGTCGAGGGCCCGCCCCGCTGGCTGTTGATGATGAGAAGCGGCAGCTCGGTCGAGATGGCAAGCCCGATGGCTTCCCCTTTGAGCGCGATGCCGGGGCCGGACGATGACGTGACGCCGAGCGCCCCGCCATAGGAGGCGCCGAGGGCCGCGCACACCGCCGCGATCTCGTCTTCCGCCTGGAAGGTGACAACCCCCAGTTCCTTGAGCCCCGAAAGCGTGTGCAACACCGGCGAGGCCGGGGTGATGGGGTAGGAGCCGAACATGACATTCAGCCCGGCAAGTTCCGCCCCCGCGACAATGCCCCACGAAATCGCCTGGCTGCCGGTGACGGTGCGATAAAGGCCGGGTTCGGACTTGACCGCATCGATCTGGTAACGCTTCAGGGTGGCCGAAAGCTCGGCCGTTTCTCCAAAAGCGTGGCCGGCGTTGAGCGCGGCAATGTTGGCGTCGGCGAGCGTCGGCGCCTTCGAGAATTTCTTCTGCAGCCAGTTTGTCACCGGCTCGCGCTTGCGGCTGAACATCCAGAGCATCAGGCCGAGCGTCCACATATTCTTGCAGCGCAGGGCTTCCTTGTTGCCAAGGCCGAAATCCTTCACGGCTTCAAGGGTGAGCTTCGAGATATCGATCTCGATCAGCTGGTAATCTTTCAGGGAGCCCGCCTCGATCGGGTCGGCCTCGTAGCCGGCCTTTTGCAGGTTGCGCGGATTGAAGGTGCCGGTATCCACCACCAGCACGCCGCCCGAGCGCAAGTCGCCAAGATTGGTCTTCAGGGCTGCGGGGTTCATGGCCACCAGCACATCGGGGCGGTCGCCCACCGTCATGATCGCCTTGGCACCGAAATTGATCTGGAAAGCAGACACGCCGAAAGTGGTGCCAACGGGCGCCCTGATCTCGGCGGGGAAGTCGGGGAAGGTCGCAAGGTCGTTCCCCGAGAGGGCAGTCGTGGCGGTGAAACGGCCGCCCGTCAACTGCATGCCGTCACCACTATCACCTGCGAAGCGAACCACGGCGGATTCTAGATGCTGGGTCTCTGCACTCATATGGATCGTCCTTGTTTTTTACTACGGCACAAATACTAAAGCCGGGCCCCTCCCTTCCGTCGTACCTTGAATATGGTTAAAAGGCGACGGAGAAAAACTAATACCATTCGCCATATGCGCTTGTCGCGGGCGATATTGCCGCACCCCCATGCTGCGGCAACCGGCTTAATTGCTGCGCGGCGTACGCATCAGGACAAATTCTTCCGCTGCCGACGGATGCACCGCCACGGTGCGGTCGAAATCGGCCTTGGTGAGGCCGGCCTTCACCGCAATCCCGATGCCCTGAATGATTTCTGCCGCGTCCGCGCCGATCATATGGGCGCCCAGCACCTTGTCGGTTTTTTTGTCCACAACAAGCTTCATGAAAGCGCGTTCGCTGCCGCCGGCGAGCGTCTGTTTCATCGGGCGGAAGTCGGAAACATAGACTGCAACATCATGGCCCTTTGCTGCCGCGTCTTCTTCCGACAGGCCGACGGTGCCGATGGGCGGCTGCGAGAAGACGGCGGTCGGCACCGCGTCATGCTCGGGCGCCGTCGGCGCATTCCCATAAAGCGTCAGCGCGAAGGCATGACCTTCCTTGATCGCAACGGGCGTCAGCGCAATCCGGTTCGTCACATCCCCCACCGCATAAATAGCGGGGTTGGTGGTGCGACCATATTTGTCGACAATCACACCGCCTGCATCGTCAAGCGCTACACCCGCTTTCCTGAGGCCCAGATTATCCGTGTGCGGCTTGCGGCCGGTTGCGAACATCACAGCGCCCGCATCAAGGGTGGAGCCATCCGTCAGCGTCAGGCGCACGCCGGTGGCGGTTTTCTCGATGGCGGTGACATTGGTATTCAGGCGGAGGTCGATCCCCTTGCCGGTCATTTCAGTGGCAAGGCGGCTGCGGATGTCGCCGTCGAACCCGCGCAGGATCTGGTCGCCGCGATAGAGCTGCGTGACCTTGGCGCCCATGCCATTGAAGATGCCGGCGAACTCGACCGCGATATAGCCGCCGCCCACGACCACTACATGGTCCGGCAGGTCCGGCAGGTGGAAAGCCTCGTTCGAGGTGATGGCATGCTCGGCGCCCGGGATATCCGGCTTGGTCGGGGTGCCGCCGGTGGCAATGAGGATCGTCTTGGCGGTGACCACCTTGTCACCCAGCGTCACTTCATGCGGGCCGGTGATGACCGCGCGGCCCATCATGATCTCCACCTTCGCATTGTTCAGCGTGTTGATATAGGCGCCGTTCAGCCGGTCGATCTCTTTGTCCTTGGCCTTGATGAAAGCCGGCCAGTCGAAGCTTGTTTCACCGACCGTCCAGCCGAAGCCCTTGGCCATTTCGAACTCTTCCGCGAAGTGCGAGGCATAGACCATCAGCTTCTTCGGCACGCAGCCGCGGATGACGCAGGTGCCGCCAACGCGATATTCCTCGGCCACCGCCACGCGGGCGCCAAAGCCCGAAGCGATCCGTGCAGCCCGCACGCCGCCCGAGCCCGCACCGATGACGAAAAGGTCGTAATCAAAACTGTCGGCCATGTCTCATATCCTTCTCAAATCCGGCTTCAGCCTATACGGCAGCACGCCCCTTTTGCAAACGCACGGGCGTTCACGAACCGGCGAGGCACCCGGATATACCCGATACGTTATGGCAGCTGCGGCATTTGCGCCTTGTTAGCATGGCTAACTGTTCCTAATGTGACGCCAGTTCAGGAATTTGGAGATACGGGAATGGTACGTCGGCTGATTCTGTCTGTTGTGGCACTTATCGCGGTTCTCGCCGCTGTCATGGTCGGTCGTACGCTGATGGCGCCAGGCATGCCCGCGCCAGTCGCTGCGCCCGAAGCCTTCCCGGTGAACGAGGAAGAAGCCGTCGCCAAGCTCGCCAAGGCGCTGACGTTTGAAACCATCTCCCGCGCCCCCGGTGCGCCCTATGACACCGAAGCCTTCGATGCTTTCCATGCCTGGCTTGGCGAGGCTTTCCCGAACGTTTTCTCGCAGCTCAAGGTCACCCGCATCGCGGGCCATAGCCTCCTCGTCGAATGGCCGGGCAAGGACGCCAGCCTGCAGCCCGCCATGTTCCTCGCGCACATGGATGTGGTGCCGGTGGACCCCGCGACGCTCGGTGAATGGACCCACCCGCCTTTCGCCGGCATTGTGGCCGACGGCATGGTCTGGGGCCGCGGCGCGCTTGATATGAAAGGCCCGATGATCACGCTTCTGGAGGCCACCGAGACGCTGCTTGCCCGTGGCTATATCCCTGCCCGCACTATCCTTCTGGGCCTTGGCCATGACGAGGAAGTCGGTGGCTCGGGCGCTGTCGCCATCGCCGCGCACCTGAAGGAGACCGGCGTGCGCCCGGCCTTCGTCCTTGATGAAGGCGGTGCCGTTGCGACCGACGGGCTTTTTGGCGGCACCAGCGAACCTGTTGCCCTGATCGGCGTTGCCGAAAAAGGCTATATGAGCGTGAAACTGACATCGCGCGGTCAGGGCGGTCACTCGTCGCGCCCCGGCAAGGATACGGCGATCAGCCGCCTCGCGAAGGCGATCCAGCGGCTCGAAGCCTACGAGTTCCCGAACGATGCGCGCTTCCTGCGCTCGACCCTTGAGCCCGCGATGCCGCTGTTGCCGTTCGGGCAGCGGCTGGCGGTCGCCAACCTGTGGCTGACCGAACCGCTTGTGGTGGCGCTGATGAAGGAAGCGCCCGACATGGCGGCGAGCCTGCATACCACCAAGGTGCCGACGATCCTTTCGGCCGGCATCAAGGATAACGTGATCCCGACCGTGGCCGAGGCCACCGTCAACCTGCGCCTTTTCCCCGGCGACGCGCCCGAGGCTGTCCTTGCCACCCTGCGCGAGGTGATCGCGGATGACATGATCAGCGTGGAGCCTGCAAGCAGCGTGATGACGCCGGCCTCACCCGTCAGCCCTACCGATAGCGACGCCTACCGGCTGATCAGCGACACGATCAAGGGCATGACCCCCGATGCGCCGCCGCCGGTTGCCACCATGCTCGTGCTGATGGCCACCGATGTGCGCCATTATGCGGGTGTCAGCGATGCGCAGTACCGCTTCAACTATGTGCCGATGACCCCGGCGCTGATCAGAACGCTGCATGCCGAAGACGAGCGTGTGCCGGTTTCGGCGATCCCCGACATGGTCCGCTTCTTTGGCCGGATGATGCTGGGCGCCGGGGGTTAAAGGTCCAGCACCCGGTCAATATCCTTCGGCAGGCTTTTCGGCTTGTCGAGCAGCGACACGATGATGAAAAGCGTGAGGGACACAAGAAGGGCCACAAAACCCGGATCCATCCCGTGGGGCGGACGCACACCGGCGAGATAGAAACCGATATTGATGGCGAGTGCGGCAACGATGGCCGCCACCGCCGCCCTCGCCGACGCCCGCTTCCAGTTCAGCCCGAACATCACGACAGGCAGCAGCGCCGAGGCAAACGTGCCCCAGCCGAACACGCCAAGGAAGCCGATCAGCGCGCCGTTTTCATAGAAGCTATAGAGCGCGAAAAGCGTCGCGAAGATGCTGAGCCCGATGGTCGCCACCCGCGCCCAGAAAAGCTCGGCCCCGAGCGACCGTCCCCGGATCGCCTTCGGGATATCATGGATGATCGCCGCCGCCCCTATATTGAGGAAGCTGTCTGCCGTCGACATGATCGCCGCGAAGAGCCCGGCAAACACGATGCCCGCGAGGATCGGGTTGGCAAACTCGCGCAGGAACACCGGGGCCGCCTCATCGGGCGCGCCGAGCGGGGCATGCATGTCGCCGATCACCAACGCGCGCATCACCATGCCGATTGAAACCCACAGAAGCGCCGCGAGCACATAGCCGATCACCGTGATGGGCACGACGATGCGATTGTCCGAAAGCCGGCGGTTCATCATCATCTTGGTCGTCACATGCGGCTGGCCGGACAGCCCGAAGCCAAAGAGGAAGAACCATGAAAGCGCCGCCATCGGTCCCATAGTGCCGAAGGGCAGCGCCGATTCCGGGTCCGTGTCCATCAGCATCTGGCTCGCCTCACCCAGCCCGCCATCGAACACGCCGATGGCCGCCACAACGACAAGCACCCCCGCCACCATCATCACGAAGCCCTGGATGAGATCAGTGTAAACGGAGGCGATGATGCCACCCGTGACGCAATAGAAGATCAAGACGGCGGACGAGATGGCCGCACAGGCCGCCAGGCTGATACCGGCGAACATGGCGGTATCGGCGAGCAGCGACTGCAGCACCATCGCCATCGCCAGAATTTGCGTCGCCAGATAGCCGATGACGCCCAGAAGGATCGTTAGCGCCGATAGGCCCCGCGCCCAGTTGCTTTCGTAGCGCGCCATCACAAGATCCGGCAGGCTGACGGTATCGCGCAGCTCCGCGATCATGCGGATACGCTTGGCGATCAGATAATAGCCGATCCCGAAGCCAAGGGCCGACACGGTCGCCATCCACATCGAGGAAAGGCCGGTGGCATAGACAAGCCCCGGCCCGCCGACGAAACCGAAGCCCGACAGGGTGGAGGAGAATACGGCAAGCGACACAACCCAAGGCCCAAGGCCGCGACCGGCGACGAAAAAGTCCCCCGCCGTATGGGTGCGTTTCATGGCCCAAAGACCAACCCCGATGCAGAAGACCATGTAAAGGGCGACGAAGCCGAGGATGATCTCGTGTGCATAAGCGTCCATCACACGCCCTCCCCGCGGTCGGCCTTCATCTCGGCCACAAGGGCGGCGAAGGCGGCTTCATCGTCCGCATGCAGGATGAAGCGACGGAACCCCCACACATAGAAAAGATCGAAGGCAAGCATTGATCCCCAGACGCCCCAGATGGCGACGGTGGAAGGCCACGGGAACCCGAGCACAATCGCCGGCTCGTCACCGCCAACTGCGGCCCGGTAGCCGAACCAGATGGCTGTCCATACGACAGCCGCGGCGAGTGCCAGCAGGGTGAAGCCGATACGCGCGGCGCGGATGCGGCGGTGGGCGGGCAGCGAGAAATCATAAAGGATCGCGACAAGCGCGATGACGATCAGCTGCATGAAATAGGGGGCGTTTCCAAGTGCATCGAGGCGCGCGGCGGCGTCTCCGCCCACCTTCATGCCGTCGATTGTGGCGTGCGGCAGGCCGGTCGCCCCGGCGGTCAGCGGCGCTTCCCACACGAAGGCGACGATGCCCAGAAGGGCAATCAGCAACCCTAGGATCAGATAGATATGCCGCACCGCTTGCCCTCCCCCTGACTGAATACGCGGGGCGAGAGTGGCACGACGGGCTACCGGAGCGCAAGACGCTCCGGTGTCTTAATTCAACAATCGTTGAAAATCAGCGACCGAGTTTGGCGACAGCCGATTTGGCGAGCGCGCCAACTGCCGCCGGATCGATCTTGCCATCCTGCCCGCGCGGGGTCAGCCACGAGCCGCCGACAACGGCCACGTTATCAAGCGCCAGATAGGTCGGGGCCGAAGCTTCGGTCACACCGCCTGTGGGACAGAAGGTGAGGTCCGGCAGCACGGAGCCGACAGCCTTCAGGAACGGCACACCGCCTGCGACTTCGGCGGGGAAGAATTTCAGCTCGCTGAAGCCCCACTCGCGCGCCTGCATGGCTTCGGAAAGGGTGGCCACACCGGGCAGGAAATCGAAGCCGAGGGCTTTGACTGCATCGGCAAGCGTCTCGGTGAGGCCCGGGCTCACACCGAACACGGCGCCGGCGTCTTTCGCCTGCTTGGCAAGTTCGGGGGTCAGTACGGTGCCCGCACCCACCACGGCATCCGGCAGCGCCTTGGCAACCGCCGAAATGCTTTCAAGCGCCGACGGGTGACGCAGGGTAATTTCCAGGACCTTCAAGCCATTGTCGTAAAGCGCCTTCGAGACGGCAACCGCCTCCTCGGCACTTTTATAGTTCAGCACCGGGATCACGGGTGCGAGCGTCATGATGGTCTTGATATCGGTCATGGGTCGAAGTCCTCAGAAAGCCTGATGGGTGAATACGCTGGCGCCTTCGCCCGCGGGGGAAACAAGCGCGCGGAAGCCGGTGAACAGGTCGCGGCCGTAGGTCAGCGGTTGCTCGGGGCCTTTGGATGGCGTGCGGGCGGCAAACTCGTCCGCATCCACCAGAAGCTCCAGCGTGCCTTTCACGGCGTCGAGCCGGATCATATCGCCATCCTGCACACGTGCAATAGGCCCGCCCATCGCCGCCTCGGGGCTGACGTGAATTGCCGCCGGCACCTTGCCCGATGCGCCGGACATGCGGCCATCGGTCACAAGCGCCACCTTGAAGCCCTTGTCCTGCAGCACGCCAAGGGACGGCGTCAGTTTATGCAGTTCCGGCATGCCGATGGCTTTCGGCCCCTGATAGCGGACGACCGCCACAAAGTCGCGCTCCAGCTTGCCGGCCTTGAAAGCCGTCAGCAGGTCATCCTGATGCTCGAACACGATGGCAGGTGCCTCGATCACCCGGTGTTCGGGCTTCACGGCGGAAACCTTGATCACGCAGTCGCCAAGCGGCCCTTCAAGGATTTCAAGTCCACCTTCGGCCTGGAAGGGGTTGGTGGCAGGGCGCAGCACGGTATCGTCACCGGGCGTCGCGGGAAGCGGCTTCCAGCTCGCGCGCTCACCTTCAAGCTCGGGGAAAGTGCCCCATGCTTCAAGGCCCTTGCCGAGGATCGTTTCGCCGTCGTTATGAAGTAGGCCCGCCGACAGCAGTTCCTTTGTGACCCACGGCGTACCGCCCGAGGCATGGAAGGCGTTCACATCGGCGAGCCCGTTCGGGTAAACGCGGGCAAGAAGCGGCACGATCTTCGAAAGATCAGCGAAATCACCCCACGTGACCTTGATGCCAGCCGCTGCCGCAATCGCCACGATATGGAGCGTATGGTTGGTAGAGCCACCGGTCGCCAGAAGCCCGCAGATAGCATTCACGATGGCGCGTTCGTCCACCATATCGGCCAGCCCTTTCGGCTTGTCGGCAGCAGCCAAAGCCACAGCGCGGGCGGAAGCGGCATCATTGAGCGCGGCGCGCAGGTCGGTATTCGGCGCCACGAAGCTCGAGCCCGGCAGTTGCAGCCCCATCATTTCGAGCATCATCTGGTTGGTGTTGGCGGTGCCATAGAAGGTGCAGGTGCCGGGGCTGTGGTAGGCGCGGCTTTCCGATTCCAGAAGCTCGGCACGGCCAACCTTGCCGAGGGCATATTCCTGACGGACCTTGGCCTTCTCGCTGTTCGAGATGCCGGTCGGCATCGGGCCAGAGGGCACAAACACGAACGGCAGATGGCCAAAGGAAAGCGCACCCATCAGAAGGCCCGGCACGATCTTGTCACAGATGCCCAGAAGCAACCCGCCATCGAAGACATTGTGGCTCATGGCAATTGCCGTCGCCATCGCGATCACATCGCGCGAGAAAAGCGACATTTCCATGCCCGGCTCGCCCTGCGTGACGCCGTCACACATGGCGGGTACGCCACCGGCCATCTGCGCCACACCGCCTGCATCGATGATCGCGCGTTTCAGTTCGGGCAGCATCGTGTGATAGGGCTGGTGGGCCGAAAGCATGTCGTTATAGGATGAAACAATGCCGATGTTCGGCACCTTGCCGTCTGCAATCTGGTGCTTTTCCGCCTCGCCGCAGGCAGCAATCGCGTGGGCGATATTGCCGCAGGACATGCGGCCACGCTGCGGGCCGGCATCGCGCATCGCCTGGATGCGCGCCATATAGGCCGCACGGCTGGCGGTCGAGCGTTCACGGATACGGTCGGTTATCTTGAGAAGGCGGGGGTCGGTCATCTCTTCAGTCCTTGGGTGTTCAGGGCGGATCAGGCCGCCCAATAGACGCTGAGCCTGTCGCCCAGCGCCCGTGCAACGCGCCCGATGGGCAGGTTGCTTGCGGGGTCCGTTGCGGCATCATACACCGCTTTCTTGTCGTCCCCCGTGATCATCAGCTGCACCGCACCGGCGCGGGTGAGCGCACCAAGCGTGAGGGTGAGGCGCAATACCTCGTCCCCCGTCACATCGCTACGGTTGGCGCGGATGGCCCGCACGGTCGCCGCATCATCCGGCTGCATCGCGGCTTCAAGGCCTTCAGCCGACGGGAAGAGCGAGGCTGTGTGTCCGTCCGGCCCCATACCGAGGAGCACGACATCAAACGGATCAAGCGCCTTGTAGGTAGCGTCCACTTGCGAAGCAGCAGCAAACGGATCGTCACCCGGCACTTTCATCGGTGTGAAGGCAGCATCCACTGCTTTGCCCGTCAGAAGCGTGCGGCGAAGGAACGCGGTGTTCGAGCGCGCATGATCGGCCTCCACCCAGCGTTCGTCAACGAGCGCGACCTTCACATTTTGCCATGCCATGTCGGCATCCGCCATCGCGGCAAAAAGCGGCGCGGGGGTCGAGCCGCCCGAAACAGCCCAGCGGGCCTCACCGCTTTTTCCGAGGGCGGCTTCAAGCCGGGTGCGTGTGTCGGCCGTGATCGCCGCCACCATT
The Gimibacter soli DNA segment above includes these coding regions:
- the gor gene encoding glutathione-disulfide reductase, translating into MADSFDYDLFVIGAGSGGVRAARIASGFGARVAVAEEYRVGGTCVIRGCVPKKLMVYASHFAEEFEMAKGFGWTVGETSFDWPAFIKAKDKEIDRLNGAYINTLNNAKVEIMMGRAVITGPHEVTLGDKVVTAKTILIATGGTPTKPDIPGAEHAITSNEAFHLPDLPDHVVVVGGGYIAVEFAGIFNGMGAKVTQLYRGDQILRGFDGDIRSRLATEMTGKGIDLRLNTNVTAIEKTATGVRLTLTDGSTLDAGAVMFATGRKPHTDNLGLRKAGVALDDAGGVIVDKYGRTTNPAIYAVGDVTNRIALTPVAIKEGHAFALTLYGNAPTAPEHDAVPTAVFSQPPIGTVGLSEEDAAAKGHDVAVYVSDFRPMKQTLAGGSERAFMKLVVDKKTDKVLGAHMIGADAAEIIQGIGIAVKAGLTKADFDRTVAVHPSAAEEFVLMRTPRSN
- the edd gene encoding phosphogluconate dehydratase produces the protein MTDPRLLKITDRIRERSTASRAAYMARIQAMRDAGPQRGRMSCGNIAHAIAACGEAEKHQIADGKVPNIGIVSSYNDMLSAHQPYHTMLPELKRAIIDAGGVAQMAGGVPAMCDGVTQGEPGMEMSLFSRDVIAMATAIAMSHNVFDGGLLLGICDKIVPGLLMGALSFGHLPFVFVPSGPMPTGISNSEKAKVRQEYALGKVGRAELLESESRAYHSPGTCTFYGTANTNQMMLEMMGLQLPGSSFVAPNTDLRAALNDAASARAVALAAADKPKGLADMVDERAIVNAICGLLATGGSTNHTLHIVAIAAAAGIKVTWGDFADLSKIVPLLARVYPNGLADVNAFHASGGTPWVTKELLSAGLLHNDGETILGKGLEAWGTFPELEGERASWKPLPATPGDDTVLRPATNPFQAEGGLEILEGPLGDCVIKVSAVKPEHRVIEAPAIVFEHQDDLLTAFKAGKLERDFVAVVRYQGPKAIGMPELHKLTPSLGVLQDKGFKVALVTDGRMSGASGKVPAAIHVSPEAAMGGPIARVQDGDMIRLDAVKGTLELLVDADEFAARTPSKGPEQPLTYGRDLFTGFRALVSPAGEGASVFTHQAF
- the eda gene encoding bifunctional 4-hydroxy-2-oxoglutarate aldolase/2-dehydro-3-deoxy-phosphogluconate aldolase, which produces MTDIKTIMTLAPVIPVLNYKSAEEAVAVSKALYDNGLKVLEITLRHPSALESISAVAKALPDAVVGAGTVLTPELAKQAKDAGAVFGVSPGLTETLADAVKALGFDFLPGVATLSEAMQAREWGFSELKFFPAEVAGGVPFLKAVGSVLPDLTFCPTGGVTEASAPTYLALDNVAVVGGSWLTPRGQDGKIDPAAVGALAKSAVAKLGR
- a CDS encoding sodium:solute symporter family transporter, coding for MDAYAHEIILGFVALYMVFCIGVGLWAMKRTHTAGDFFVAGRGLGPWVVSLAVFSSTLSGFGFVGGPGLVYATGLSSMWMATVSALGFGIGYYLIAKRIRMIAELRDTVSLPDLVMARYESNWARGLSALTILLGVIGYLATQILAMAMVLQSLLADTAMFAGISLAACAAISSAVLIFYCVTGGIIASVYTDLIQGFVMMVAGVLVVVAAIGVFDGGLGEASQMLMDTDPESALPFGTMGPMAALSWFFLFGFGLSGQPHVTTKMMMNRRLSDNRIVVPITVIGYVLAALLWVSIGMVMRALVIGDMHAPLGAPDEAAPVFLREFANPILAGIVFAGLFAAIMSTADSFLNIGAAAIIHDIPKAIRGRSLGAELFWARVATIGLSIFATLFALYSFYENGALIGFLGVFGWGTFASALLPVVMFGLNWKRASARAAVAAIVAALAINIGFYLAGVRPPHGMDPGFVALLVSLTLFIIVSLLDKPKSLPKDIDRVLDL
- a CDS encoding 2-oxoacid:acceptor oxidoreductase subunit alpha translates to MSAETQHLESAVVRFAGDSGDGMQLTGGRFTATTALSGNDLATFPDFPAEIRAPVGTTFGVSAFQINFGAKAIMTVGDRPDVLVAMNPAALKTNLGDLRSGGVLVVDTGTFNPRNLQKAGYEADPIEAGSLKDYQLIEIDISKLTLEAVKDFGLGNKEALRCKNMWTLGLMLWMFSRKREPVTNWLQKKFSKAPTLADANIAALNAGHAFGETAELSATLKRYQIDAVKSEPGLYRTVTGSQAISWGIVAGAELAGLNVMFGSYPITPASPVLHTLSGLKELGVVTFQAEDEIAAVCAALGASYGGALGVTSSSGPGIALKGEAIGLAISTELPLLIINSQRGGPSTGLPTKTEQSDLYQAVYGRNGDAPVPVIATSSPGDCFDAAIEACRLAVKYMTPVMLLTDGFIANAAEPWKIPDLSTYAPFKVQFVTEPGEAGFNPFKRDETTLARNWAIPGTPGCEHRIGGIEKSFATGHISYDPANHQKMTDTRANKIAGIANDIPAQTVDQGEETGDLLIVGWGSTYGPISEAVRCARAEGLKVSHAHIRYLNPFPANLGDLMKGFKQIMVPEMNHGQLKTVLRDTYLVDAKPFTKVSGQPFKIAEILDGIRAMLGA
- a CDS encoding 2-oxoacid:ferredoxin oxidoreductase subunit beta translates to MNDMSAAKMNEPLKPADFATDQEVRWCPGCGDYAILKCMQRTLPDLGVTRENTVFVSGIGCSSRFPYYMNTYGFHTIHGRAPAIATGLKLANNDLDVWVVTGDGDGLSIGGNHLMHALRRNVDLKILLFNNKIYGLTKGQYSPTSDIGTRSPSTPDGSIDPSLDPISFALGANAPFVARTVDTAQKHMPIVFTRAHQFKGTAFVEILQNCIVYNDDVWAKVTDKASAADNQLHLEHGKPMLFGKDNEKGIRFNPATFSLEVVTLGNGVDLEHIQVHDETSLPLAQMVARLGHKDGEPVAMGVLYAAPRGETYTEAVLGRVASAKGRRSLQDIMKAGETWVVE
- a CDS encoding M20/M25/M40 family metallo-hydrolase — protein: MVRRLILSVVALIAVLAAVMVGRTLMAPGMPAPVAAPEAFPVNEEEAVAKLAKALTFETISRAPGAPYDTEAFDAFHAWLGEAFPNVFSQLKVTRIAGHSLLVEWPGKDASLQPAMFLAHMDVVPVDPATLGEWTHPPFAGIVADGMVWGRGALDMKGPMITLLEATETLLARGYIPARTILLGLGHDEEVGGSGAVAIAAHLKETGVRPAFVLDEGGAVATDGLFGGTSEPVALIGVAEKGYMSVKLTSRGQGGHSSRPGKDTAISRLAKAIQRLEAYEFPNDARFLRSTLEPAMPLLPFGQRLAVANLWLTEPLVVALMKEAPDMAASLHTTKVPTILSAGIKDNVIPTVAEATVNLRLFPGDAPEAVLATLREVIADDMISVEPASSVMTPASPVSPTDSDAYRLISDTIKGMTPDAPPPVATMLVLMATDVRHYAGVSDAQYRFNYVPMTPALIRTLHAEDERVPVSAIPDMVRFFGRMMLGAGG